From Camelina sativa cultivar DH55 chromosome 20, Cs, whole genome shotgun sequence, the proteins below share one genomic window:
- the LOC104771784 gene encoding uncharacterized protein LOC104771784: protein MTDMIPPHLKKLWDKWNIRVIIILSLFLQTILIFFAPFRRRTAKKLLLVLIWSAYLLADSAADYAVGQISDSQEEEAESEKHSKNSELLAFWSPFLLVHLGGPDTITALALEDNELWNRHLFGLVCQAFATVYVILLSIPNGLLTPTIIMLVGGVIKYVERTAALFSASLDKFKESLLKDPDPGANYAKLMEEYEAKRNMNMPTEVIMVEDPEEGREGKTLVRPLNDILTPLQVVQYAYKYFNIFKGVLVDLIFTIQERDESREFFDSLTAEDALRIIEVELGLIYDSMFTKAEILHNKTGVVFRFIALGCLVASLCFFKMTKKNQYDGFDIALTYALLICGIALDSIALLMFCVSDWTIARLRNLKEDLYEMDTWVDGVLNWILDFKTVRWRRSKCFGDGGHEVLNRNFMFRRWSEYVHAYNLIGFCLGIRPERIHHTKGIIHIFFDKTIHILCIDVIINNVTRGTRQFGRFLTDLSEKDNQVMRTILLFPRLLGLLIYDFLDFFGVKDLVEEIRFTVSDRLTKELWEFIFTEVQQKHRFAEDQESAKAISSARGNWTLVETSSKKTENGLDHAVLLQYVTEKDYDQSILLWHIATELFYQDQIKKIQAVEKQEYSNREFSKILSDYMMYLIIVQPTLMSAVSGIAKIRFVDTCEEANDFFKRRNIYKSKNEGSELVNEASRVILSVNTDVEPMAVKGDRSKSVFFDASMLAKELRRLKDEGENMWEVVSKVWVEMLCYAAIHCSSQEHASQLSKGGELIDFVWLLMTHFGLGDQFQINRDDARAKLIVAK from the coding sequence ATGACTGACATGATTCCACCACATTTGAAGAAACTTTGGGATAAATGGAACATACGTGTAATCATAATACTCAGTCTCTTCCTCCAAACGATCCTTATTTTCTTTGCACCGTTCCGAAGACGCACCGCAAAGAAGCTCCTACTTGTGCTCATATGGTCAGCATATCTTCTTGCTGACTCGGCAGCAGATTACGCGGTTGGGCAAATCTCGGacagtcaagaagaagaagctgagtcAGAAAAGCATTCCAAGAACAGTGAGCTGCTAGCGTTCTGGTCACCGTTCCTTCTCGTGCACCTTGGAGGTCCAGATACCATAACAGCACTTGCCCTGGAGGACAATGAGCTTTGGAACAGACACTTGTTTGGTCTTGTCTGCCAAGCCTTCGCAACTGTGTATGTGATATTATTGTCTATACCAAACGGGCTTCTGACTCCAACAATAATCATGCTTGTAGGCGGAGTGATCAAGTATGTCGAGAGAACAGCTGCCTTGTTCTCAGCGAGTCTTGACAAGTTCAAAGAATCTCTTCTCAAGGATCCTGATCCTGGTGCTAATTACGCCAAGCTCATGGAGGAGTATGAAGCTAAGAGGAATATGAATATGCCAACGGAGGTCATTATGGTGGAGGATCCAGAGGAAGGAAGAGAAGGCAAGACTCTAGTTAGGCCCCTTAATGATATTTTGACACCACTTCAAGTTGTTCAGTATGCTTACAAGTACTTCAACATCTTCAAGGGTGTTCTTGTTGATCTAATCTTCACAATTCAAGAACGCGACGAGAGCAGGGAATTCTTCGACTCGCTGACCGCAGAAGATGCTTTAAGAATCATCGAAGTCGAGCTTGGCCTCATCTATGATTCTATGTTCACCAAAGCAGAGATTCTTCATAACAAGACTGGAGTTGTGTTCCGTTTTATAGCTTTGGGGTGCCTTGTTGCgtctctctgcttcttcaagATGACTAAGAAAAACCAATATGATGGATTCGATATTGCCCTTACTTACGCGTTGCTCATATGTGGAATAGCTCTTGATTCCATTGCTCTTCTCATGTTCTGTGTATCTGACTGGACCATCGCTAGATTGAGGAATCTAAAGGAGGACTTGTACGAGATGGACACTTGGGTAGACGGAGTTCTCAATTGGATCCTCGATTTCAAGACGGTGAGGTGGAGAAGATCCAAATGTTTTGGGGACGGAGGACATGAAGTGCTCAACAGAAACTTTATGTTCCGTAGATGGTCTGAGTATGTTCATGCTTACAACTTGATTGGATTCTGCCTGGGGATACGTCCCGAGAGAATCCATCATACCAAGGGTATTATACACATTTTCTTTGACAAGACCATTCACATTTTGTGCATAGATGTTATCATCAACAATGTCACGAGAGGAACTCGCCAGTTTGGTCGATTTCTCACTGATTTGTCCGAAAAAGACAATCAGGTAATGCGTACAATTCTCCTTTTTCCTCGTCTCCTCGGACTATTGATCTACGATTTCCTAGACTTTTTCGGTGTCAAAGATTTGGTTGAGGAGATAAGATTCACGGTCAGTGATCGCCTCACCAAAGAACTATGGGAGTTCATATTCACAGAGGTGCAACAAAAACACAGATTTGCTGAAGACCAAGAAAGTGCAAAGGCTATATCTTCAGCTAGAGGAAACTGGACTCTAGTTGAAACATCAAgcaaaaaaaccgaaaacgGATTAGACCATGCGGTACTTCTGCAGTATGTAACCGAAAAGGATTACGATCAGAGCATTCTACTATGGCACATCGCCACAGAACTCTTCTACCAAGACCAGATAAAAAAGATTCAAGCCGTAGAGAAACAAGAATACAGTAACCGAGAGTTCAGCAAAATCCTTTCTGACTACATGATGTACCTCATCATAGTGCAGCCAACTCTGATGTCAGCTGTTTCTGGAATCGCAAAGATACGTTTCGTAGACACATGTGAAGAGGCAAATGACTTTTTCAAGAGGAGGAACATCTACAAATCAAAAAATGAAGGTAGTGAACTTGTGAACGAAGCCAGTCGAGTTATTCTCTCTGTCAACACAGATGTTGAGCCTATGGCTGTGAAAGGAGACAGAAGCAAATCCGTGTTTTTTGATGCAAGCATGCTTGCAAAGGAGCTGAGGCGGTTAAAAGATGAAGGCGAAAACATGTGGGAAGTAGTGAGCAAAGTGTGGGTTGAGATGCTTTGCTATGCAGCGATTCATTGTAGCTCTCAAGAACATGCTTCTCAACTCAGCAAAGGCGGCGAACTCATCGACTTTGTCTGGTTACTAATGACTCATTTTGGACTTGGAGATCAGTTCCAAATCAACAGGGATGATGCAAGAGCCAAACTGATAGTGGCCAAGTGA